In the Quercus lobata isolate SW786 chromosome 5, ValleyOak3.0 Primary Assembly, whole genome shotgun sequence genome, one interval contains:
- the LOC115990580 gene encoding uncharacterized protein LOC115990580: MSIEERRVVAEPTEVLEDVPLQEDDPEKFTRIGTGMKEKARKDLIQFLRKSIDVFAWSHDDMPGIDPSIGWNVEVYVDNMLVKSIDEGSHLDDLQETFKTLRRYKMKLNPSKCAFGVSSGKFLGFMVSQRGIKANPNKIQAILDMEPPKNNKEVQSLTGRVAAFNRFVSKATDKCLPFFKILRKAFEWMDECQKAFQDLKDYLTTAPLLSSSVQGEELYLYLAVSLHAVSSALIREEGKVQKPVYYTSRALKGAEGRYPLIEKLAFALITASRKLRHYFQVVELSEFDIRYQPRNAIKAQALADFIAEFTPSYEDLGEGEYNKKWVVHVDGSSTLYAGGIEVVLQSPEGDKLKYKARLQYQTTNNEVEYEALLKGLELAKSVEANSILVLGDSQEENVEADILAKEASANEAVDELDAVQYMPSIDLPEMLQIEGDENWITPIVSYLKDGRLPEEKGEARKFKIKLARYILMDEVLYKRGFSQPLLRCLAPDEANYMLREVHEGACGNHSRARSLVHKVIRS; this comes from the exons ATGAGTATTGAGGAAAGAAGGGTTGTTGCAGAGCCCAcagaagtattggaagatgttCCTTTGCAAGAAGATGATCCCGAGAAATTCACCAGAATTGGAACAGGTATGAAGGAGAAGGCAAGAAAAGACCTCATCCAGTTCCTGAGAAAGAGTATCGAtgtttttgcatggagtcatgacgacatgccaggaatcgatCCAAGT ATTGGATGGAATGTAGAGGTCTATGTCGACAACATGCTTGTGAAGAGCATAGACGAGGGAAGCCATTTGGACGATCTACAAGAAACCTTTAAAACACTTAGGCGATATAAGATGAAATTGAACCCAAGTAAATGTGCATTCGGAGTATCGTCGGGAAAGTTTCTGGGGTTCATGGTTTCGCAAAGAGGAATCAAGGCGAATCCAAACAAGATCCAAGCCATATTGGACATGGAACCACCGAAGAATAACAAGGAAGTCCAATCCCTCACTGGACGAGTTGCTGCTTTCAACAGATTTGTTTCGAAAGCCACAGACAAATGTTTACCTTTCTTCAAAATCCTCAGGAAGGCATTCGAATGGATGGACGAATGTCAAAAGGCCTTCCAAGACCTGAAGGACTATCTCACTACAGCTCCATTATTAAGTTCGTCCGTGCAAGGAGAAGAACTGTACCTGTACTTAGCGGTGTCCCTACATGCCGTAAGTTCAGCTCTAATTAGAGAGGAAGGGAAAGTACAAAAACCTGTGTACTACACTAGCCGAGCACTCAAAGGAGCAGAGGGAAGGTACCCACTTATAGAGAAATTAGCTTTTGCATTGATAACAGCTTCTAGAAAGTTAAGACATTACTTCCAa GTTGTGGAACTTAGTGAATTCGACATTCGATATCAACCGAGAAATGCAATAAAGgctcaagccctagcagatttcATTGCAGAGTTTACTCCGAGTTACGAGGATCTTGGGGAAGGAGAGTACAATAAAAAATGGGTCGTCCATGTAGATGGATCGTCTACATTGTATGCTGGAGGAATAGAAGTTGTTTTGCAGTCGCCAGAAGGAGACAAGTTAAAGTACAAGGCTCGTTTGCAATACCAAACTACTAATAATGAAGTGGAGTATGAAGCCCTTTTAAAGGGGTTGGAGTTGGCTAAGTCTGTAGAAGCAAACTCAATACTTGTCTTGGGAGACTCTCA ggaagagaatGTGGAAGCAGATATTCTGGCAAAGGAAGCGTCTGCGAATGAAGCAGTGGACGAGTTGGATGCAGTACAATACATGCCAAGTATAGACCTTCCAGAAATGCTGCAGATAGAGGGTGATGAAAATTGGATAACCCCAATAGTgtcatacttgaaggacggaAGGCTTCCGGAAGAGAAGGGCGAAGCTAGGAAGTTCAAGATCAAATTAGCCAGATACATACTTATGGATGAAGTGttatacaaaagaggtttttcccagcctctccTAAGGTGTTTGGCTCCGGACGAGGCAAACTACATGTTGAGGGAGGTTCATGAAGGAGCATGTGGTAACCATTCGAGAGCTAGATCACTCGTCCATAAAGTCATCCGTAGCTGA
- the LOC115989362 gene encoding protein AGENET DOMAIN (AGD)-CONTAINING P1-like, translating to MAFRILENVEICKKQEGFLGSYYSGKVLAAVGINRYIVRYETRWAECKTRQLSEVVDADEVRPLPPAMSCTNFSMSDKIDAYVNNAWWVAKVVQRLDDVRYFVRLDANGTEFQLPSHKLRIHLDWQDGRWVLPPNANTNTNTIANRP from the exons ATGGCGTTTCGGATCTTAGAAAACGTTGAAATATGCAAGAAACAAGAGGGTTTCTTGGGGTCTTATTACAGCGGGAAGGTTTTGGCTGCTGTTGGAATAAATCGGTATATAGTGCGATACGAAACCCGGTGGGCTGAATGTAAGACAAGGCAGTTAAGTGAAGTGGTTGATGCCGATGAAGTTAGGCCTTTGCCACCGGCTATGTCATGCACCAACTTCTCCATGTCCGACAAGATTGATGCGTATGTGAATAATGCTTGGTGGGTCGCAAAGGTTGTGCAGAGACTTGATGATGTTCGTTACTTTGTGCGCTTGGACGCTAATGGAACTGAGTTTCAACTCCCTTCACATAAACTTAGGATTCATCTTGATTGGCAAGATGGGAGATGGGTTTTGCCCCCCAATGCCAATACCAATACCAATACCATTGCCAATAG GCCTTGA